A window of Rosa rugosa chromosome 7, drRosRugo1.1, whole genome shotgun sequence genomic DNA:
AAAGCACCTTCAGGAAGAAGAGTAGTGATACTGATGCCTAAGATCAAAGTACAGTGTATGTCAAGAAATTCATTTATGAAGAGTAGAGACTTCAATATCTTGATGCAAAGTCGAAATATAGCACCAAACTACACAAGAGCACAAGACAAGTATGTTACAGAAACTACACCAAACTACCTTCTTTCTGTTTGGTACCCTCAGATTCAAAGCATTTGATCAGGGTCATTGTTAAATAGAATCCCAGAAAACCCACTATTCCTAGAAACTCTCTGCACACTTATGATCTGTCAGAAGAAGTTTTACAAAAAAAGACTCCAAATTCCGGGGCTTACTGTTATTCTTCAACTGCGCAAAATTGGTCCACACAATCCTGGGCTCCTTGATCACTTGAATTTCCTAGTCTGGACCAACTCATTGATCTCCCTCAACTTCGTGCACATCTGATCTAGTCACTCCCTCACCAAGTCAACCAATCAAATTCACAATTAACCAAATCCATGGAATGAAGTGTAGAAGAATAAAATAATGAATACCCAAATCAAATTCACAATCATTAATTTCTGTTTGATGGAAGACTATACTTTGAGCACAGTAACAAACATTCATGcaccaaaattgaaaatcagcTGATCATGATAAATACACATATCAAATTCAACTTTTCTCAGAAACCCGTGGAGAGGTCGGTATATAAAGCTAGCTACTAGGCACTAGTGCTAGAATAAAGAAGCTTTACACAGACCTTTTGCCTAACCACAAAGTACTGGCACAAGTCTTATGTAACCATAGAGCTCCACCACTAAGCTTTTCACAGACCTTTTGCCTAGCCACAACACTATAAGTGACAAAACCGCTATTACTTTTCCCATAACGAActataaaatttcaaaatacTATAGGGCAGTCTTGAATGCATATTGATTACTTCCTTGGGACTTGCCAAATAACTACATGTTAGGCATCATCAAGCATTCTCTTTAACATGGAAAATAAACAAGGAATCTAAGGAAACGAAAGCAATAACTTAAGATTAGATGGTACTAGAGAATCTATGACCCACCTGGCAATCCTGAAGAGGTTGAAATTATGGTGGCGCTCCCATCAATCCCATTTTCATGTTTCAATACTCGAAATCTAGCTTGGCTCGCTTCTTGGCTTACCATAACTAAACAACTTCCCAGTAGTTCTTGGAGCTCGTGGGCAGCGAAGAAGGCAGCTCCTTTTATGTCCTGATTTCCAATTCAACACAAACGCCGTTTAGGATCAATATGAGGATAAAAACAGAGGAATTGAAAGGAGCTAAAAGGAATTGAAGCGACGGAGGCGGTGGCGATGACGCAGACCTTGATCGATTTGACGACGGAGGCGGTGGCGATGATGCAACGTCGTACTTGCTCCAATCGGAGGAGAGGATCTCGAACACGTGCTCCGGGATGATCATGAAGTCCAGGAAGACGCCGGCTTGGATCGAACAGACGACGTCGTTTACCTAGCGGGATGGAGTTGTTGCCTCTCGGAACTTCCAGCTCCGCCATTGTTCACCGTGGCCGCTGCCGTTGTCATCGACGAAGGTCTCAAGGACGAAGAAGCATCTTCGCGAACGAACAGATAATCCAGATGTTGAGAatttgagatatatatatatatatatattatatatcgGTAAGGGTCGAGAGTTCGAATGGATAAAGATTAGACGAgctgggaggagagagaaagctgtcagtggcagtttttgtaattatttatattttcagTGTCAGGTTGTAAAgatgtgaccttaattatcatgaaGACATTTGTGTATcctgaattataataagacacttcaaaataacctcttttatcattgtcccaacttaaaacacaaaatatTTTGTGCAAATCCTACAGCTGACAGCTAACTCACACACAGAACTCCAgtcatttattttttctgcatctttccaaaacaataaaaatgtaAAGTTTTACATTGGACAAAGAGTCACAACTCACAACTAACAAGCATAAGAGGAAGATGAGATTGGTTGCATGTATGGCtaagaaagaatttgatttCTCTATGTTGATAACAAGGTATCTAACTTATCGCCATGCACGCTACTCCAAATCACAGGACACGGAGACTGCAACTAAAACAATGCATTTTAGACCATCTCCAACATTTAAGATTAACAGGTGCAGGCGATTCCATTACGCCTTAATTAACTAACCTAACCGTGATTAACACTCAAGTTAATCTAACAACGTCTATTTTCAATGAATCACGACAGATGTACGCTGGAGATTGCAATCCCGCTCGTAACGAAATTTGAATGCACAGAACCTCGCACGTGCCAAAAATTtgggttttgggattggagGTCAATAATTACCGCTCGTCTGTCTGTTTGAAAAATTTGCCTTCGGACCTCAAAATCTCAGAGCTTAAAGAGACcctcacagagagagagagagagagagcctcagaaaccctagctctTTAAAGGTAAAGAACTCTTCTATAATCTTTGTTCTCTTTTCTTCACTCTCAGACCGATTCATGGACTGAAAGCCCCAAATCTGAGTCGCCGGTGACTGGTCATTTTCCGGTGAAAATGTCATCTCCGGCGGTGCTTTTGTTTCTTGAAAAATTGAGTGATGAAATTAGTTGATTATTCTGATCTGGTTGTTGAACTTTTCAGTTGAATCAAGATGCCGGTGGAGTCTAGATTCAGGCTTGAAAGGCCGTTTGACATCGCGGAGGCCTTTTCTCAAAGGCGATCTGGCTCGCTTGCGGTTCTAATCGATCAGCGCGTGGAGTCGTTGGAATCGCCGGCGAGGCGGAGGGCGTTAGCGACACCGGTGCATCAGAGACGGCTAGGGTTATGGGCTACAGGAGGTGATGGGCTCGCAAGGAGCAGAATGAGGACACCGAGAGCCGCGATTGGGCGAGAGAATGAGCTGCTGGCCGGAAGTTCTAGCCGGAGAAGGGGACGGGGATCGAACAGTGTGTTGCCTTCTTGGTATCCAAGAACCCCTCTCCGTGATATAACTGCGATTACCAGGGTAAGGATCACTTTCTCCGACTTCTGTGTTTGATCACCATCAACCCTAAGCTTAAATTTTGGTCAGGCACCTTGTTGCTAATTGATAAATGGGTCTCTGATTATTAGGCTTGCAGTTCTCTTTATTTTCAGTGAGTCATGTATTACTCTTTGGTTTTTGAGTTGTTTGATACGTAAATTGcacaagaaatttgatttccTGGCTGATTGAGTTATTGGGTCTCTGTTTGATTATATTTAATTATCAAGCCTATATATATTTGCAGTCTGATTGGTTTGTTTCATGAAGAATTTCATTGGATTCATTTTGCAGTTTGTTGACAAATGTGTCTCAGTTTATCAAGGGGTTTAATGGAAACTCCAAGTGTCCTATACTTGTAGTGATACATATCACATTTTCAATGCTGTTTTCTTGGTTTGTTGAACAAAGAGTCTCATTGGATTCATCTCATGGTCTCAGGTGTATTATTAGCTTTTTTCGTAAGTAAAAGTGTTCTATATTTTCAGTGATTGATTTGTTACCCCttggtttttctttgtttgattggGTTATTGCTCAAAGAGTTTTATTGTATTGATTTAGTGGTTGATTTGTATATATGCGTCTCAGCCTTTTGGGTTAGATATTCAATTAACAGCGTTCCACTCTTTGCAGTCTTGTTAAGTTATGAAACTAGGGTCATTTATATGGTTCATAATCACATACCTTCAATATCAAACTTGCCTCTAGTGCTGTTGTTTAGTTATAAAAGAAGTAATGCTATTTTTGAGTAAAGTTCACTCTATTTTTGTATATGCCTCTCTTAAATGCCATTCCTTTGTCTGCATTTTCTTTATCTATATAAATATTTCCAAGGGGACATGTGAAACAATTGAAGTTTTATGTTTCAGCACTATTTATTTGGTTCATAATTGCACTGTGTTTATGAAACATACCTTTGGTTCAGTCACTCTGTGTTTTCATTTATGAAACTAGCACCTCTTATTTATTTGCATAATATGATTTATTACCAGCCACTTTGGATCTATAACATATGTTTAATAAGTGCCTTGCCCTATGTACTTTCTATTTAGGCCATTGAGAGGGGAAGAGCTCGCTTGGGTGAGGTGAATGGTGAAACTGCAGAGGGTCAATTTCCATCTCTACAAGTTCAGGATGCTCCTCCTGAGCATCAAGTTCTCGCTGCTACTCCTTCAACCAATAAGAAGAGACCTTGCCCACCTCCTTCTGTTCTTAAAGTGCACAAAATTCTGCTAGAGGTGGCTAATCAGCCTGATGAGGGAGAGTTCGTTACACCACAGAAGAAGCTGCTGAACTCGATTGACAAAGTAGAGAAGGTGGTGTTGGAAGAACTTCAGAGGCTGAAGAGGACGCCGAGTGCTAAGAAGGCAGAGAGGGAAAGAAAGGTTAGAACTTTGATGTCAATGCGTTGAGGAGAAAAGTAGTTTGGACAAAGAAGACCGTCTACAGTGAAAGTTATCACCTTCTGGTGATACATTTCCTACCCTATGTACTGATGACCATAATCACCTTCTGGTGATAATGTGCAGTGAAGCTATCACCCTCTGGTGATATTGGCAGTGACATTATCACCTTCTGGTGATACCATCTTGGTTCAGGCCAACTTATCTTTCGCTGATACTGCTGAAGTTCATTTTTTTGGTGGAGTTAGTTTAGGGTAGTAACTATGGTATTACATCATTGTTTGATGCATCAGGCCATGACCTCTACTTTAGTTTGATAATCTAGTCTCTTTTGTAGTTGATAATTCTGGGGAAATGTACATAGGAGGCTGTATGGCCATATAATTCAACTTTTGTAGCATTTGTTTGGGTCCTTTTCTAACGATGATAATTGTGGAAGCAAGGACCTCAGAAGCTTTTAGAATATGTGGTGGGCTATCGTTGTTTGGATCATCTCCTTTATGTTGTTCTTGTCCTCTGTTTCATGTTACACTAGCAGAACGGTGATAGCATCCTGAGCTATGTAGGGTAGGCCTTGGTGACATGAGGCAGATGACTTCCACCTGCTGCCTGAAACGCATTATTTCCAAAGGTTATGTGTACTTGATGAAAATCCTTGGCTGCATTTGGAATCCCCAAAAGTTAATGCTCTGTACCCTTTTTGATCAAGTCTAGGGCCCCTAAGAAGTGTGGCTGGATTAGGACACACAATCTCTCTCTTCCAAATAATTTGAAAGATAAGAAGGAAAAGCAAATGTTGCCCCAACCTGGATGAGCAATAAGAGCAGCTTCATTAATTGGAGCCGTCAATCGCTTTGGTGGAGAAGAAATGGACAATTGGACATACGTGTATTTGACATCATGTACAACTCTAATGGTGTGTCGTAAACAAAACAGTACATCATTTGGAAGTTTGATGTTAAAAATTGTCGAATACTAACTTGATCTCACATGAAGATGTTCTAGGCTTTCGGGCTTCATATTTcagctgtttttttttatttatatttaagaATGTCATATTTCAGCTGCTGTTTTAGAGGTAAATGTGAAAATTTGACCAAACCAATCAATGTTACATGTTCCTCTGTAAATTCACAAACAAATGTTGTATTGA
This region includes:
- the LOC133723484 gene encoding uncharacterized protein LOC133723484 isoform X1 yields the protein MAELEVPRGNNSIPLGKRRRLFDPSRRLPGLHDHPGARVRDPLLRLEQVRRCIIATASVVKSIKDIKGAAFFAAHELQELLGSCLVMVSQEASQARFRVLKHENGIDGSATIISTSSGLPDQMCTKLREINELVQTRKFK
- the LOC133723484 gene encoding uncharacterized protein LOC133723484 isoform X3; protein product: MAELEVPRGNNSIPLGKRRRLFDPSRRLPGLHDHPGARVRDPLLRLEQVRRCIIATASVVKSIKDIKGAAFFAAHELQELLGSCLVMVSQEASQARFRVLKHENGIDGSATIISTSSGLPDVHEVEGDQ
- the LOC133723484 gene encoding uncharacterized protein LOC133723484 isoform X2 translates to MAELEVPRGNNSIPLGKRRRLFDPSRRLPGLHDHPGARVRDPLLRLEQVRRCIIATASVVKSIKDIKGAAFFAAHELQELLGSCLVMVSQEASQARFRVLKHENGIDGSATIISTSSGLPGPIPDVADAVVQVEIN
- the LOC133722031 gene encoding protein POLYCHOME-like, giving the protein MPVESRFRLERPFDIAEAFSQRRSGSLAVLIDQRVESLESPARRRALATPVHQRRLGLWATGGDGLARSRMRTPRAAIGRENELLAGSSSRRRGRGSNSVLPSWYPRTPLRDITAITRAIERGRARLGEVNGETAEGQFPSLQVQDAPPEHQVLAATPSTNKKRPCPPPSVLKVHKILLEVANQPDEGEFVTPQKKLLNSIDKVEKVVLEELQRLKRTPSAKKAERERKVRTLMSMR